A genome region from Megalobrama amblycephala isolate DHTTF-2021 linkage group LG16, ASM1881202v1, whole genome shotgun sequence includes the following:
- the hspb12 gene encoding uncharacterized protein hspb12, with protein MASLSTSSASSFQRSSRYSTSTVRSFNTDSLHPRLHSRFGEETSISSITNGFEPESFSRCHGDAQDESSWGDSFGGYQGYQGDRESFGGYRGDQQYQNTQGGNQDNWILGDDIQSGGSGVGVVRAMGNSYFLSADVSGFEPHEVVVVAYNQSVVIHAEKIGADGSVAGKFTHKSVLPADMDPLSVSSKLTAERMLIISIGRIRDPCLQL; from the exons ATGGCTTCTCTGAGCACTTCTTCAGCCTCGTCGTTCCAGCGCTCGTCACGGTACAGCACGAGCACCGTCAGGTCCTTCAACACCGACTCCCTCCACCCGAGACTTCACAGTCGGTTTGGAGAAGAAACATCCATCAGCTCCATCACAAACGGGTTCGAACCCGAGTCCTTCAGCCGTTGCCATGGTGATGCACAGGATGAGTCATCGTGGGGTGACTCCTTTGGAGGGTATCAAG GTTACCAAGGTGACCGAGAGTCTTTTGGAGGTTACCGTGGGGACCAACAGTACCAGAACACCCAAGGAGGAAACCAGGACAACTGGATCCTTGGAGATGACATACAGT CTGGCGGCTCTGGCGTGGGCGTGGTCCGGGCGATGGGGAACAGCTACTTCCTGTCTGCAGATGTCAGCGGGTTCGAGCCTCATGAAGTGGTTGTGGTGGCGTATAATCAGAGTGTGGTTATTCATGCGGAGAAG ATCGGAGCAGATGGGAGTGTTGCGGGCAAGTTTACCCATAAGTCTGTGCTGCCAGCAGACATGGACCCTCTGTCTGTGAGCAGTAAGCTGACCGCAGAGAGGATGTTGATCATCAGCATCGGCCGGATCCGTGACCCCTGTCTTCAGCTTTGA